cgctttgacatgcgaaaacggcgcctgaagtaatccgTCGAAAACCGCGGTGGGTtggcaaaatagtcggcaacgagcctttcgtgggctcccttccagtcacgatggatgtagcggcgagttgatctagttggttgaggaggaggggcggggtattcgctgcgacatatgcttcataagcggcacgatgttgttcgtagtattcttgttcttcgcgctccacTTCCgcaataagatgggtgaaatccatttgaggttttgagtgagagatgaaggtgtagataagttgtatgaaaaatatgaatgagagatgatttgatgtggaaaatggaagatgaatgtgtgtatttatagatgattttggggaaaaaaaataaaaaaaaatacagaaaaagggcaaaaaacggccattttttggggattgggaaaatatttttttattttaatcggtttttataattaaaaaccgaattttaaaaaaaaaacaaaaatattcaaatgcaacgtcatagccgttgcccaatcgcagCACGACACGTCActtgctcgctggcacggacgtgctcgatgcatcgagcagcgccgtgccagcggcgcgagcgcagcggcggacgacGTCTTCTGTGCCGCTTGCACGGACGGACCGTTGTAGATGCTCTAAAGCTTATGTGCCAATTATCTTATATTATATACAATTTATACATCATCTAGTATATTTCTATATTGATTATACtaatataatttcatttgaaCTCATAATATAGGTTCTCAACATTTCCTCCTACAATTTCCAAGCCAATGTATCACCATTGTGGCTTtgtatttcttcttcttttttcttaactcgttactttttctctatattttatcaattatatatcaaaatttatgtagttcactatcaatattattattgatcGGGAGCAGAGAGTCTAAAAATAGTCTCTCACGAACCCGTGTTAGAACTTAAACTTGCCTATTCTTATACCACTTAAAATAGTCTCTCACGAACCAGTGTTAGAACTTAAACTAGCCTATTCTTATACCACTTTTTATAATCGTGTGAACTTTAACCATTTGATATTCAACAGTTTCAGCAAACTAttccaaatttaattttactaaTTCCATACACGAGCCAATTTGTCTTTGCGGCCTACTATCAAAGTCAAATATCTGCACAAAAATTGAGCTGATGTGTATACACTCATACATGGATTAAATTGAGTGGTTGAACGGCGACCTgtgaattttattttcaaacatATATAATTCTCAACGAAATTTATAAAGTTCATTAATTGATGGTAAGACATTCCAGAGTGCTTTCTTTTAGCAAATCACTTACTATTACTTATTCAAAGACATCAGCATCAGCCGCAAATCATTTTATCATTAGCACTAacttattttatcattattaacTTAAGcacgcaaaaaaaaaaaaaattcagaacaAGACAATAGCAATATGCAATTGCCAATAGACAAGAAAAAAGGATATATCTACCCAAAACTTGTCAGCATGAGTCATTTACTGTGAAAGTCGACCAACGTATAAGATATCGAAATGAGAAGAAGAAAACGTGCTagatattcatattttatcaaAAACACAACACAGCTCTATCCGCAGATAGTCATCCTAATTGAATCTCTACACAAATCATGGCAGTGACATTTTTCTTGATCAGGATGGACAACAATGGCATCATGTTCTCGTACACAGACTTAGCCACCTCCAGATTTAAGTGTATTACTCAGCCTGTACAGTTATCAAGATAAATTTGTCAAGCAATTGATTAAAAGAGATGCAAATTACTCATTGTACATCATGCTATCGGTGTAAAAGATGCCGGTTCAGTTCACAAAGGAAAAACACATGTCCCCCTTTATATATGATCACGGCAGAGGGAATAATAGAGCTTGCTAGTAATAGAATCACATGGTAGTAGTTAATAGAGCTTACCAGTCCAAGCCCTCAAAAAGGCCTTCTCCTTTTATAGCAGAGGTTTTGAAAATAGACCATTGCCGGTTCTTAATCTTGTGCAGTTCCAAGGCTTCAGTAATTGCAGCATCATCAAGTGCCCCAGGAAGATCCTGCATGTCAGGTAATGAACATGGATTCAGTGGTTTGTCAAGAAGTTTACATGCATAATTCATAAATATGTTTTGCAATGGTGCTGTTTCAACCAGAAAATTTGTATAACTATCTACAAATCTTAAAAATGTCACTGAGACACTAGATTAAGCAGTCAGTTGAGAGCACCTGTTTATTTGCAAATAAGAGGACGACAGCACCTTTAAGCTCTTCCTCCTGTCAATCGGCCATAATAGTgcaattaattttcaaataatgaaggACATCAAAGATAAAACAGGGAGTCAGAGACCCAAGAAAAGATGAAAAAACCAGTATACCTCAACTAAAAGACTACTCAAAAGAGGGAAAATTAGCAAAGGGGAAAAACTGCTACATAAGGAAGAAAATGATAGTGATGCGTTTGGGTATGAGGAGCTCGTTACTTAGAAATGTTTAAAAATTTACTCCAAAAAAGGCAATAAACAAGGGAATTCTTATATACCATGCATGCTTTGAGAAACTATTTATAGGACTCAAGTAACATGAACACAGAAAACAACTTTGACCCTCAACCCATCAAGAATATAAAAACTGATGTCTATAAGCAGAATAGTGATTCTTGCTGGATTTCACAGTGCTGGAGAGTGACAAATATAAagatatactccctcagtcAGCGATTAGGAGTCCTGTTTTCCATTTCAGTCTgccacgaataggagtcccagttcattattactataaatggtaataggcctcacattccactcatTTCATTTAAACTTAATACATATAACTAGGAcgcatattccactaacttttttccacccacttttcttaacatttcttaaagcctatgccgaaaagaaatgggactcctaatggtggatggagggagtaccaaATTTCAACTCAATCATTTCAATATAATAAAGCAAGAAGAACCTCTAGTATTGCATGGAATTCTTCTTTGGCAATCACCAGCCTATCTGTATCACTTGAATCAACAACATATATTATAGCTTGAGTGTTGGGGAAGTAGCATCTCCAGTATGGCCTATATTACAAAAAAAGTTGAAGAAGCACAGTGTCAGCCAAATGACATAGACTATGTGATGTATTGACATAGGTATTTAAATCAACAGTCTAAATGAAGACATGTAAGGCGAAGATGAACAAATTTTCAGAAAAAGCAAGACCGTATCTCCAGAAGATACATGGGATAACTGGAAGTGCACAAATATTGCTGAAAGGATATAACCAGACATCTGCAGCGTATTTATTTTGTTCTAGATTGTCTTCAAGAGACTCTTAAGGATCAAATTATAATTCATGTGTATTTTATGCCCACCTTATAGCTCTACATAACTTCAAATGCAATCTGAATTCTGATAATACAAAGCTACAAGTGATTATAAAGGTATTGGTCACAAAATAAGGTACATGCCCATTTAACATCCatatgagtttgaaatccaagTAACAATAGATAAGACCAAGGCATAAAGAGGAGGGAATTTAGACAAGAATCTTGGTAAGATAAATGGATTTAACTAATGCTTCTCTCTAAAGTTTTTCTAGATATTTGAAATCAGCAGATAGAGCAAAAGGAAGTAACACGCATGATAGACCACAATGCACATACTATCAAGTATCAATTCTCATCAGTGAAAGGAAATATATCCTCATTTTACAGAATATTAAGTTTGAGCATTTATCAACAACCTGATACTAAAATGAGGTATTACACTGAGTTCAGCAGCAAATTTTATGTATGAGTTAAACCTTATATTTAATGGATGAAACCCACTAATTTTATGCTCCAAAAGAGATTGTCAAACTAACTGAAACTTATATTTGAATGGATCTTCTCTGAAATGTATCATCTAATTGGGAACTGAAATGAAATCCTAATAATAGTACCACAGAGACATTTTTTCATAGCAAATGCTACACATGCATGCAAGTGATGCTAGATTAAGAAGATGAAAACTTATACACATTGTGTTTATTCTTAAAATTTCTCTATACCAGGCTATCAGTTTTTTTGCTTTTCCTCCTAAATGTTCTGTTTCAGTCAACAAAGTCGAAGTGCAagctaaaatattttaaaatatagctATAAAAATTAGAGAGAGGACCAATACAAGTTACCTGATACTTGTCTGGCCGCCTGAGATAAGAAAAGCAAAGAGCAGTTAGTTATCATCACCAGAAAGACTTCTAGCAACACAATGTAATGATTGGCCAGAGAGTTACAAATAAGCATAGCTAAAATCTAATTAATGCTTGCAAATGCTTGCAGGATAGGCAAAACTATAAGcacaaataaatactactatcaaCTACTAAAGATGCAGAAAGATGAAGCTAATGATTATAATGTTCACACATGACCAGGTTTGCGGTCATACTTCACAACTCCTAACTAACTTCTTTCTGCAAGCGTAAATTTCACCTTAATACTCTAGTTTCAATGTTTCTTACAAGTCTCCCTATAATCAATGAttaatttctatatttgaaCTTCTATCGAAGTCACAGATCATGAATTCATGTGATGTCAAGAACATGATAAGTTTCTTACATTCTCTAACTGATCAGAAACGCTACAGATCCAAGTATGCATAATAGCAAAAAATTTATCATGATGACGAGATTAACATAATCAACTAGTGCACGAAATTTACCTAGATCCCAAACTTGAAACTTTATATTGTTATACTGCACTGTTTCCACATTGAACCCAATTGCTgcaacaacaaaaaatgaatAATGTCAAATTACAACAAGtttattttttctctaccaTAAAGTGGAAAAATACGCTTATCATCTCTACTAATCCATCAACCGACAGTCTATACAGCAAAATTGTGAAGTCCAGACACCACATCGACTACAAAGCCAATTTGAGGCCAGAAAAGAGCTTCGGCTAGACACTATCCATAAACTACATGACTTATCTATTAACACCAATAGCAGATTATAATAAAGCGATATGATCAATATCCAATTATTAAACAGTGCCCCCATCATTGTAGATTCAACGAACAACTAGAATTTGCGAGCTGCTTACTGGGAATTGTAGATACCACTTCACCCATCTGGAGTCGATCTGCCAACacaaataaagaaattaaacaattaaagCTAGAATTGATCAAGCGAAAGGGGAATAAGGGGATCCGTACAAAGAATCGTGGTTTTTCCGGCATTGTCAAGGCCAAGAACCAGGATCCGAGCTTCCTTGTTCCCAAACAGCGACGAAAACAGCCGCGTAAATACTATTCCCATTTCCACGCCAATCTGCGCAAAAGTTCGGCGAATTGCCCACACAAAATGGGGGGAGAATGCAGAAAACAATTAGATCAGATCGAAGAAAATCTCCGTACCCTAAAATACTTCCTGCAAAACAAAAATCACAACAAATCTGAGCCGATACGGATACGGAGATGGTAAAATGGATCAAACTAGGGATGCAGCAATCGATTACGTGCTACGATGGAGGAAGAAGACAGTATCAAAAGTGCCGGTGATGAATTATTTCGAGATACAATCTTGAGCTTTGCGAGCGTGATTGGCGTAGAAGCaactgattttgatttttataacaATAAATTTGGTTAGGAACACAGAATCTGGGAAAGTTCCATGGATTTGTAGAGTAAGACTGCAGATCACGAGGAGGAAGAAAATGAAATCAGCATAAGAAATGCGCCTTACCATGTCGGCCTTACCCGACCCGAACTTTAAATGGGCCTTTAATGACATCAAATAGGGCCTTTTTAACTTAAAAGCAAAACCCataaaaaatgtacattacattTTACTAATATCTACCGTCACATTAGATTATATATGATATATTACAAGAGTTAGAATGTACATTACATGTTAATTCGAGTTAATCATAAATGgattgaattttattattatttttaaaatgtagGCGTATGATTTTACGTCTAGCTAATTATGCATGTCATGAGTTAGAATGTACTCGTATAATAAAGCCCAGTATTGCCAAAGGAGTAGCCCAATTATAGGGCCCACTGTTTACTTCATTACAGCATATACTAAGTATGAATTTGTAATCAATTTCAGTCGAaagagttgttgacattttgacAATTTCCTATAATTAATCGAGTAAAAGAAAGACTAAATAACCAAATtcatctaattttaattttagacaGCTTGTAAATTATTGGAATATTATATAATTACCTAATTAATAAAACTTATTATATATGcacaaaataattattaaatctTTCGCGAGAACAGTAttttgagagaaagagaaagtaGTGAAGACGAGCGGATTATAATTATTTGGGGAAAGGGAATAATCATTTAGAATCACGTTCCGCAAATTTAGGTGAAAGTTATATGAAAGCTtcaacattttcaatttttcatgtTCACTCCATTTCATAACAATAATTTTCAAAGCTATTTACAAAGAGTTACACCCTCTCATCTACTTTCACAAAAATGACTGGCGATGATGCGTTATAAATCGATGATTACACATTGATGATTCATCATTAAAGGAACCAATAAATAGATATGCAAAACTAGATATGATCACTTGGGTAACAGGAAAAAAACCGATTGCTTTAACAAATACTAATTTCCTAGGTCGAATATTAAAAGATCAAGATCAGTCAGAAGCATTCATTTTTTATGCAAAATTGTAACTGATCATTTTCATTAATAGATTGATCGTCACATGCCCAACTGGCTTAATGCAACTGATACTGAATATACAGTTTTTTCAGTTTTATATAATATTCCAAATAGTCTATGGCCTAAATGCTACTAGTATTTATATAATTGTTGAATTGCacatcataaataaataatactaacaTACTTTATGTATTCAAATAATAACAATCTTACCAACGGGTCGTATAGCGCAGTTGGCAGCGCACGGAACAATGATCTCGAGGTTTGCCTTAAATATGCAAACCTGGTCGTATATTAAGTGTATACTCTCACCCACTGGAAATTCAGTTCCCCAGCCTGCTAAGCCTTTATCCGCTAAAATGCCAATTATTATAATTTTGCTTGTAAAATTGTAATGCcacatattaaattaattattaattttggaGTATATTTTGCACTCCCTCCATTTCatattaattgagtcattttctattttaagaagtTTCAAGATAATTGGGTCATTTCGTAGGGGGAGAACATATCCTGGGGCATCGGGGGTGGAGTGGGATGGGCGGCAGTGCAGGCATTACACGCAGATCGTGTGGAGGGAGACCACGAGGATTGGCTGCGCCAGAGTGCTGTGCGACCGAGGGAGGGGTGTTTTCGTCATTTGCAACTACTATCCGCCCGGAAATTACACTTCAGAATTTTGGGAGTATCTTATTTTTTTGGGTGGTATGCAATTGTATATATAGGAAATGACGCTTATAATGATTTGTATGCAAAAAGAGAAACCATGTTGATATTATGATTAACTGCATTGTTGTGAGTCTCTTATCCTCTATAGTAggtattcatttattttctgtttttcatgctgtatagtgtgtgaatgaATTATCAGTATACAatatatgttgtgtgtttttataCGGAAAAGTGAAAACTACCTTTTTAATTGCAAAACACCAATTTGTGAGCATCTTTTATAGTTTCGTGAATATTTAACcaatcttaattttatttttattcaaatattagTGTTAAATAAAGTTGATTACTGATaacaaaattttctaaaatttgcAACAGgtgaataaattaattaattataccttttattattaattttcatgtaatttataaatttgatgAACATCAATCTACGTAATTTGAAAGAAATggcaatataagaaaaaataaaatacgaaCGTGATTAATTGCCCGTTTCCTCACAAAAATTGAGTGGTACGTCGGTCCTCTTAATTGAACAACAATTAGTTAGGATGATaattaatttagtaattttaatataaacaaTAACAGTGTTTATATTAAAATTGGGAGTCTACAGAAGTTTATATCAGAGTATTAATGAAAATAGAGGCCATTATTGTAGTTGAAATGGATggagatttttattttttaataggGTGAAGGACATGCAGTTGACATATCTGATCACTAtttatttcagaaagaaatcgTGATGCGAATTTTCTTTAAAACAATACACAACAATTCAATTCTTCGATAAAAAAATTATGGGAGATACTCCCATAAGTTAGGAAAATAATGTGTACAGATTTTGTGTAAAATCGCATGACGCATAAAAGCCTATGGAAAATTATATGAATAATGGGTATTTGTAAAATTATTATTGGAATTCCATTTGAATCTTCACAGCCACAAGTCGTAATCATATAAACATGAGTTGATTTTGGTTTGTATGGTCAATTTATGTATCACGCAGTTTAACTAATACGTGGGCTCTAGACATCACCAAAtgatctttaaaaaataaatattacaagagATATTTGTTCTTTCTTGAGAAAAAATCAATTATATAatagaattttatttattttaacgttaaataattcaaaagttGATAGAGCTAAGTTAATTTAGTAGAGACTTTTTAGCAAATtataattatactccctccctgCGTCCATTAATTTAAAGTGAATGAAAAAGGTAAGCGGAATgtgaatcatatttttatatattaattttataataaaatttaagtgaaatataaaataaaataagagtaaaaaagtaaatgagattTCATTGTTCGACTGAAAGAGTACTACACAGAATGCAAGAAACGTAGTGCACACTGAATTTTGCTGTGATGAGCTAGTGGATTGTCTAGTTGGGGATACGAGTACATGGCTCTGATTTTGTTCATGATAATtcctttattaaaaatattaacagACTTATTATTATCCTTG
This portion of the Salvia splendens isolate huo1 chromosome 10, SspV2, whole genome shotgun sequence genome encodes:
- the LOC121752929 gene encoding ADP-ribosylation factor 1; this encodes MGIVFTRLFSSLFGNKEARILVLGLDNAGKTTILYRLQMGEVVSTIPTIGFNVETVQYNNIKFQVWDLGGQTSIRPYWRCYFPNTQAIIYVVDSSDTDRLVIAKEEFHAILEEEELKGAVVLLFANKQDLPGALDDAAITEALELHKIKNRQWSIFKTSAIKGEGLFEGLDWLSNTLKSGGG